A single genomic interval of Terriglobus albidus harbors:
- a CDS encoding FadR/GntR family transcriptional regulator, whose protein sequence is MPTKTSNSRTTAKPHSQLTMQVVEHVRSLIARGELRPGDRLPPERELAKKLDISRSSLRAGIGFLSAMGVLKSRHGAGTFVSDGPPALDRNSLNVLGALHGFLPWQMFEARLVLEADLAALASERATDEHIAALAEEVAEMYASLEQPQEYLIHDVRFHRTIALAAGNPILATLMETITAALYDVRSKTVAQSTDRKESAEMHRAIYRAIRARNPEGARDAMREHLYRARASQDMEVPTSATEGAAGKTQS, encoded by the coding sequence ATGCCGACGAAGACATCCAACAGCCGTACTACGGCGAAACCACACTCTCAACTCACCATGCAGGTGGTGGAGCACGTCCGTTCCCTGATCGCCCGCGGCGAGTTGCGCCCCGGCGATCGTCTGCCGCCTGAGCGCGAGCTGGCGAAGAAACTCGATATCTCCCGCTCTTCGCTTCGTGCCGGCATTGGATTTCTGTCGGCCATGGGTGTGCTGAAGTCACGGCACGGCGCCGGTACCTTCGTCTCCGACGGTCCGCCGGCCCTGGATCGCAACTCACTCAATGTCCTGGGAGCGCTGCACGGCTTCCTGCCCTGGCAGATGTTTGAGGCGCGCCTGGTGCTGGAAGCGGATCTCGCCGCACTTGCCTCCGAGCGCGCCACCGATGAACACATCGCAGCCCTCGCCGAAGAGGTTGCCGAGATGTACGCCTCGCTGGAACAGCCGCAGGAGTACCTGATCCACGACGTCCGGTTTCACCGCACTATCGCTCTGGCTGCAGGAAACCCCATCCTGGCCACGCTGATGGAGACCATCACGGCGGCCCTGTATGACGTCCGTTCGAAGACAGTGGCGCAATCGACCGACCGCAAGGAGTCGGCGGAGATGCACCGTGCGATCTATCGTGCGATCCGCGCACGCAATCCCGAGGGAGCCCGCGATGCGATGCGTGAGCACCTCTATCGCGCCCGCGCCTCACAGGATATGGAAGTGCCTACCAGTGCGACCGAAGGCGCGGCCGGCAAGACACAGAGCTAA
- the metG gene encoding methionine--tRNA ligase: MSDQHKPGTFYLTTPIYYVNARPHIGHAYTTLAADTVARRQRLLRGNDNVYFLTGTDEHGQKVQRSAAAAGITPQQFTDEVSATFRALWDRMGITYNDYIRTTEKRHAKGVQALFNRLYEGGHIYLDSYTGSYCVSDEAFVDLPPGTPCPDCGRPLETVTEENFYFRLSGFQLKLIDLIESGRFAVEPEARRNEVLSFLRGNVAAAPAAALELSAAGTAYIPGALKDLSISRSSFDWGIPVPEPAASESKQKHVIYVWLDALANYMTALGFGQDDCENYDKFWPADLHLVGKEIIRFHCIYWPAFLLAAGLPLPKMVQAHGWLLFEESKMSKSRGNIVRAETILDAFGTLKPEATTEEQDLFGTDVLRYFLMREIPFGQDGSFSFDALVQRYNSDLANGYGNLVSRTLAMIEKYFGGVVPNVANIETTGSHPREALLSGVPTDYDFGAHLQRIWNLIAVTDGYITANAPWKLAADETKKEQLAEVLYSAAEAIRHLTAALYPYLPYTTCKVWAQLGLGQMTEAANTGELKNLEWGGLQPGTKLGALAPIFPRAPKELIQKMTDTEQKPVTTEAATAVAEATAPAEAAAAPAENANGIPAIAETITIDDFAKVDLRVAKVLAAERIPKADKLLKLQVDLGFEQRQILSGIAEFYEPEQLIGRTVVIVANLAPRKMRGLESNGMIVAASIGDHGHPYLATFLESLPLGARLK; the protein is encoded by the coding sequence ATGTCTGACCAGCACAAGCCCGGCACCTTCTACCTGACCACGCCGATCTACTACGTCAATGCGCGTCCGCACATCGGCCATGCCTACACCACGCTCGCGGCCGATACCGTTGCGCGCCGCCAGCGCCTGCTGCGCGGTAACGACAACGTCTACTTCCTCACCGGCACCGATGAGCACGGGCAGAAGGTTCAGCGCTCGGCCGCAGCTGCCGGTATCACGCCGCAGCAGTTCACCGACGAGGTCTCGGCCACCTTCCGCGCGCTGTGGGACCGGATGGGCATCACCTACAACGACTACATCCGCACCACCGAGAAACGTCACGCCAAAGGTGTTCAGGCACTGTTCAACCGCCTCTACGAGGGCGGACACATCTACCTGGACAGCTACACCGGCAGCTACTGTGTCTCGGATGAAGCCTTTGTCGATCTGCCACCCGGAACTCCCTGCCCCGACTGCGGACGCCCGCTAGAGACCGTTACCGAAGAGAACTTCTACTTTCGCCTCTCAGGTTTTCAGCTTAAGTTGATCGACCTCATCGAGTCGGGGCGCTTCGCCGTCGAGCCGGAGGCCCGCCGCAACGAGGTGCTGAGCTTCCTACGCGGCAATGTCGCCGCGGCGCCCGCCGCGGCACTCGAACTCTCCGCCGCCGGCACGGCTTATATCCCCGGAGCGCTGAAAGACCTCTCCATCTCCCGCTCCAGCTTCGACTGGGGCATTCCCGTTCCTGAGCCCGCCGCCTCCGAGAGCAAGCAGAAGCACGTCATCTACGTCTGGCTGGACGCGCTTGCAAACTACATGACCGCGCTCGGCTTCGGGCAGGACGACTGCGAGAACTACGACAAGTTCTGGCCGGCCGATCTTCACCTCGTTGGCAAAGAGATCATTCGCTTCCACTGCATCTACTGGCCTGCCTTCCTTCTGGCCGCCGGACTTCCGCTGCCGAAGATGGTGCAGGCGCATGGATGGCTGCTCTTCGAAGAAAGCAAGATGAGCAAGTCACGCGGCAACATCGTGCGCGCCGAGACTATTCTGGACGCCTTCGGCACCCTGAAGCCCGAAGCCACAACAGAAGAACAGGACCTCTTCGGTACCGACGTGCTGCGCTACTTCCTGATGCGTGAGATTCCCTTCGGCCAGGACGGCAGCTTCAGCTTCGACGCCTTGGTACAGCGCTATAACTCTGACCTCGCCAACGGCTACGGCAATCTGGTCAGCCGCACGCTGGCAATGATCGAGAAGTACTTCGGGGGTGTTGTCCCGAATGTAGCGAACATTGAGACAACTGGCTCTCATCCTCGCGAAGCCCTCCTGAGCGGTGTCCCAACCGACTATGACTTCGGCGCGCACCTGCAGCGGATCTGGAATCTGATCGCTGTCACCGATGGCTACATCACGGCCAATGCGCCGTGGAAGCTCGCGGCTGACGAGACGAAGAAGGAGCAGCTTGCGGAGGTGCTATACAGCGCCGCAGAGGCGATCCGCCATCTGACCGCGGCGCTGTACCCGTACCTCCCCTACACGACCTGCAAGGTCTGGGCTCAGCTTGGGCTCGGCCAAATGACTGAGGCCGCCAACACAGGCGAACTCAAAAATCTCGAATGGGGCGGCCTGCAGCCGGGCACAAAGCTCGGTGCACTTGCTCCTATCTTCCCCCGCGCACCCAAGGAACTGATTCAGAAGATGACCGACACCGAACAGAAACCCGTCACAACCGAAGCTGCCACAGCGGTCGCTGAAGCCACAGCACCAGCAGAAGCCGCTGCTGCACCTGCCGAGAATGCCAACGGCATTCCTGCCATCGCCGAGACCATCACCATCGACGACTTCGCCAAGGTCGATCTGCGTGTCGCCAAGGTGCTCGCGGCCGAGCGCATTCCCAAAGCAGACAAGCTGCTGAAGCTGCAGGTAGATCTCGGCTTCGAGCAACGACAGATCCTTTCCGGCATTGCCGAGTTCTATGAGCCCGAACAGCTCATCGGCCGCACCGTCGTCATCGTCGCCAACCTCGCTCCCCGCAAGATGCGCGGCCTGGAGTCGAACGGCATGATCGTAGCCGCCAGCATCGGCGACCACGGACATCCTTACCTGGCGACCTTCCTCGAGAGCCTGCCCCTGGGAGCACGCCTCAAGTAA